GGGTCTAGACAAGGAAAAGTCATAATTTAACTTCAGATAAAACAGGTTTCAACTTTCCTGATTGTTCTCTTGATAATCAAAGAAGATCTAGCTGACAATGTAAATAATCCTACAGTTTTTGATAAAATTGTGGAGCTTCTTGAAGCATTAGATAACCAAGTCTAATCTTACTAAATTTTACTGGCAGGAGTAAATGTCAGCAGCAAGATTTCCCTCTATCCAAAAACTTTCTTGATTAGTCTTATGGCTGtacaatttttgaatttatattaacATATATCCATTTTGGTTTTTCTTAACGACCATAGGTACGACTGGAAGGCCCAAGGGAGCTACCATAAACCATTCAGCTATAGTTGTGCAATCCCTTGCAAAGATTGCCATTGTTCGCTATAATGAAGATGATGTATACTTTTCCTTGTGATGTTGTCATTTTATTTCCCACACAATTCAATTTTAATATCTCTAACCAAAGTCATAAAAAGACTTGTTAAAACCAAGGAAAAATGTTCAGGGGTGTTTCCATATATCTATTCGCAGAAAAGTCAAAAAGAAATCTATTTCCTTGTTAGATGCTTAGTACCACAGCTAACTTCTCGATGACACGACTCTCACAGGTCTATCTGCACACTGCTCCATTATGCCACATTGGTGGAATATCGTCGGCCATGGCAGTGTTAATGGCAGGGGGTAGTCATGTTATAATACCCAAGTTCGAGGCTAATAAAGCCGGTGAAGCCATCAGAGAACACCTTGTTACTTCTTTTATAACTGTACCCACAATGATGGCTGATTTAATCTCCTTTAATAGGTAAATAACATTTCCTTTGTCCAGTTTGGATGAGGCAGTTTTTGTGTTGCAATCTAGATTTAATCCTTTCATGCTAACGGTTCTGGTGACATGCTTTGAATAATGCTTTGTTGTTTTGTATTACTGATTACAAGTTATCATATGACGTGCTTGTGTTTTGTCTACATGTGCTGCTTGCTTTTTGCAAATGGTCATAAGTTGTTTGTAGAAACTTTTCACAGGATGAAGCAAAcatctgaaaattttgaaactgTGAAGAAGATTCTAAACGGAAGCGGGACTCTGTCAGTTGAGCTCATTGAAAATGCCACCAAACTTTTTCCGAGAGCCGTGCTTCTCACAGCTTATGGTATGTTTTATCCCGATTTATTTTATTCCAATATGATCACAAGAAAATGTATGTTTTTGAAGCTGAAGAAATGATAGTGAAAATAACAGGAGGTCTCATTGTTGTACAAATCACACatgcattgaaaattttgaatgtgATTGGACCCCAACTTTCCCTGGTGAAATACTATGTATTCCTTCACATTCCTGTTTTCTAAGTTATAACAGACTAACTGTTGTGTGCAAATTTTATTTCCTTGGGATTGTACAAACTAAGTTATGTTTGGAACTTTGGATTGAGTTTAGTTATATTAAGTTGATATCCTAATAAGTTAGAAAAATtccaaaatgtttattttttctatCTCCTTTCACAAAAATCTATACtatctataaatatatgagtttcaattgtgaatttacttAGTTACCCTTTCACTCATCATtacttcattaatgttttaCTTAGTTATCTTTTCACTCACCATTActtcattaatattttatttatttatttatttaagtgagATATGAGCTTGAATTATTAATTTACTTAGTTACTCTTTCATTCATCATtacttcattaatgttttatttatttatttaggtgacttcaattttgtgatataaagattgatattagaaataaaaataactttatctcattattttagttacattaatatgatactttattttatttttaatttcataaattgtgatatttaattaatgtcttAATACACATATCAAACTTACACTTTTCTACAAGTGTCATTGAAAACATGTCagaaaatgtcatttttttGGTACTTTTCCAATGAAAATAGGCATTGAGACCATATAGATTCTATATGctcttttgcaaatttttcttatattttattagtcgtataatttgattagtttctCATATTTTATGACCATATAGATTCTATATGctcttttgaaaatttttcttatattttattagtcgtataatttgattagtttctCATATTTTATTGTtcgtataatttgattattttgatttatttcaactagACAGAGAAATTAATGGTAAATTATGTCATTCTTTATGTTACTTTTTCAATGAAAATGGGCATTGAGACCATGTAGATTCTATATGctcttttgcaattttttttatattttatttgttgtataatttgattagtttgatttatttcaactagacagaaaaattaatgataaattaaaaagaacGAAAATTACTTTCTACttttgtattaaatttattagataatccttataattttttaacgaagataattcttttaataatatgaattatagtgataatttattttcattcattatgaattaattttttaaatatgatattttttaactttgtattacttattattttatttatatatttgttttactacacatatttattttattgatattatttaaaaaatttatttaccatgaaatattaataatcaatattaatttacaaATGATCCATTCTGATATAAATTTAACTATCTATAATATGTATTCTAAAAAAACAGAGAAAGCTAAACAAAATCCGCAAGgagttaaaagttagcaaatctatatatatatctataaatatataagTTTGATTTGTGAATTTTCTTAGTTACACTTTTACACAACattacttaattaatgtttcatttatttatatttaggtgaatttttaattttctgatTTAAAGATTGATATGGAAAATGAGaataactttatttcattattttagttaaattgacgaaaaaattacaaatatcattagtatgataatttttttatatttttaatttaataaattgtaatatttaattaatgcctCAATATATATCTCAAACTTATACTTTTCTATAAGTGTTATCAAAACCATGCGAGAAAATGTCATTTTTCTTATGGTTTTTTTCCAATGAAAATGGACATTGAGAGCATGCAGATTCTATATGctcttttgcaaatttttctaatattttatttgcaatataatttgattattttgagttatttcaactttattcatagaaaaagaaattaatgagaaattaaaaagaatgaaaattactttatacttttgtattaaatttatcagataatccttataatttttttaattaagataatccttataataaatatgaattacaatgctaatttattatcatttgttagaaattaaattttttatatatgatatttataaactGAATGTTACGTATATGTGTTTTACtacacatatttatttgattgatattattttaaaattttatttaacataaaattattaatcatcaatattaattttcagaTGATCCATTCTGATATAAACTAACTATGTATAATATCTattctaaaaaagaaaaaaagttaaCAAAATTCGCAAGgagttaaaagttagcaaaactaaaattgatatttaacttaataacaagtttaggggttttattttaacatcattatgataatttagttaattaagagaattttatttgacaatcTCTATACgcacttcatttaaatatattgtgaTTTTGGTTTTAGTAATATTCACTattctattaattatatttttattgtttttccaTTGTGAAtaatatttggatgaaaaatatcTTTGCTAATTTGATAGAGTTGTCATTATGTTATAATCACGGGAATTGAAAaatgtaatataaataaatgaatatatttgatttatcgtcatcatgtatttttatttattgtgttttgatatatttagattaaTAAATACTCATAAACAAGATGTTATTCAgacgattttaaaatttatctaaatctctttattatatttttcattattagtcacctacgtgcatcgcacgtAATCATTCctagtaaaataaaatatttacctTTATCCTTTCTCTGATTCTATCTTCCATGCTTTTATTTCATTAAGGAATGACAGAGACATGTTCTTCATTAACCTTCATGATGCTTCACGATCCTACAAAAGAAAACCATTTCCAGCAACTATGTGATTTTCAGAAATCCCACTCAAGTTGTCAAGAGGGTGTTTGCATAGGGATGCCTGCACCACATGTTGAACTAAGAATAAGTCTCGAAGACTCTTCCAGTGGGGGGAAAATCTTGACAAGGGGACCCCATGTAATGCTCCGGTATTGGGGTCAAACTCCATCCAAGCATTTGGGTCCTGTGAATGAAGCTTGGCTTGATACAGGAGATATAGGACGTATAGATGATCACGGTAATCTGTGGCTTATGGGGCGTGCAAAGGATAGGATCAAGAGTGGAGGGGAGAACATCTTTCCTGAAGAGGTTAGAATGCAAAATGGACTTTTATGTGTTACATACTTAATCATGACTCTTACGCTTGAAACCATCACTTCTGAAATTGCTTTTATGAAGCATATGGTTCCACTTTTTTTGTGACACAGGTAGAGGCTGTCCTATCCCAACATCCGGGAATATCCGAGATTGTGGTCGTAGGTGTTCCAGACTCTCGGTGGACTGAGATGGTAGTCGCTTGTATCAAACTTAAAGACAATTGGGACTGGGTCGATATTGACTTTAACCACTCATCCAAAGACGAAGTTCAATCTGTATCCAGTGAGATACTCAAACAGTtttgtagaaaaaaaaatttgactgGGTATGCTCTCTTATATGACgtatatatataactaaataATGTTCTCTCTTTCTACCTCATATGCAGAGACGTGGTGTAAAAAATTTTATCCTTGCagatataaaattcccaaaaaaataatcttATGGGGGAATTCATTTCCAGTTACGACAACGGGGAAATTAAGGAGAGATTGTATCAGAGCTGAAGTTATTTCTCATGCGGGGTGTTTGTCCAGCAAACTATGACAACATTGcaccaaataatttatttcagcTGCACTCTTAAGTACATAGAATATGTACATGTCTCGCAAAAGTTCTAATTCTAGAACTAGAACATTTCCATTCAGTATTTTGTATTTGGTCATTGTGAGTTATTTGATACTGTGATGACACAGCCATTTGTTGTTCAAATGTAAACATTTTTTGTAGTGTACAAAATCAGTGTCATGTTTCTGCAATTCTTAGCCTCTGTGGTTGGGAAGTGCGTAACTCGAACAGAATGTTCCAGGATTCATTCATTCTATTgttatttaatatcttttttcaaatgtttaataactttttttttggtTGTAGTCATCATTATCAATTATTACATatggtatcataattttcttCTTCTCCATCTCTTTTTTCTTTGGTTATTTCGATCTGGATTTTGCACTGTAAAAATCTAACAATTCGTGCCCAATTAGATGGATTCCCATCAATGACAATGTGGTGTTTAATCCTTTGTTTTCTGTATGTATTTATATttggttaaaaaaaaagttgtacTCTCAAAAATCAAGTACTCGGTAAATTGGAAGAATCAAAAGTAACCATTGTTTTAAAAAGGGTCCCTACTTGCATGAATGATATCGTTAATAAATAGTCATAGGAAGTTGAGAATAAGATTGATTAATTAGATGCTAAGGTTGCATCAAAGATTTTTACTTGTAAAGATGACATCGGGATGAGTTTGGTCAAATTCAAGACTCGTTCTATTAAGAATGTATCCGGATCTGAACATGTCTCAAATCCTAACATGTTCAATCTAGGTTGGACCCGcaaatcagttaagcattaatttaattaattctagtAAATACAAAATGAAAAAGTCTAGATATCAATACATTAATCAAAATTCCATCCAAATCATAATatcattttaataataaattaacaataaGGGACGACAATATTAAATTAAGGTTAATTGGATTAAgacatttattatttaatataatataaataaaatatataaatatatcaacgAATTTATAAACATGTTACCCGTTTTGAATCAGCCGATCGGGTTTAGATTTATTTATTCTCAtgtgaaaaaaaagaaagaaaacaaaagtCACATCAATTCAAAAACTGGTTGGTATGTACTACATTCGTTGAACAACTATTAGATATATTTatacaaaagaaataaaaaatatttttcgaataaCCTCAAAGGTTActatttattaaacaaaaatgttaaatgacacGTGAGATATACCTAAAATTGagtttaacaaaatatttatttcaatgttaattatattatatcaagtgatttttaaaatttttaataaagtaTGCAGAGTAAATATTCCATTTATAAcccgggggggggggggggggNATAGCAATGataattcaattaaaaattgtttaattttggAAGTGTACTGTGATATAGTGGGTAAAATGAAAtccatcataaaaataatttaataaatttgataaaatactgcaacttttttattttaattttttttctaattgtaaaaatttaatttattacgTCGAAGAATTGTAGAATATTTGATATGAACTTAAAATATCGATGTTTGTATAACCCCGAGTTAATTGTTTTATAAGTCGTCTATttgttaatataataaataaatctagAGTCGAACTTTTGTTTTtacatgaatatatatttttgtaatgtTAAATACACAAATCATTGGAGAGATTGTGTCAATCCGACTCGATATTTCAGCaagaaaatatagaaaaattagcAGCTCgtttgctatttttttttataccttTATATGAATatctttttaaatataaatatatttttattcttataGCTAGTTCTCCTGTCTTTACTCACTTTTATTtccgaaaaagaaaaaaaaatccatatatTTCGATCTTATCGGTTATGAAATTAGTGGCATTGGTGAATTCTTAGCCAGAAATTGCAACCTTGTGGTTTAgaatagtaaaaaaataataatattaataataatccATATTTGATCAATTAGGACAAAAGTGGATTGGTCAAAACTAATTACCTGATTTGTTGCAATAATATACGAAATAGCATTAATAATCGGGATAAAATAAGGAACGAGCCATtcgatattaatttaaataaataaatattggttTCCCAAATGAATAGCTGAGAAAAATAAGCTCCTTCGATCCTTAATTCATGGCTTCTTCAACCCAAAAACATTAGTATAAATAGCCATTGGCTCAACTCAGAAAAATTCAAGCTGTAGCTgagaataaataatatataaaaaaaccgAAAAAGAAGAATAAAAAGATTCAGAGGTCTCTCAAACAAAATATATAGCAAGAAATGCAATAAAACTGTAATTATTTTTTCCGTTTTGAGAGCTCCTCTTTATCTGTATAAAGTTCtctttttttaaagattttttttatctattattAGTTATCCAGCTAAGTATATTGGTGTTTGTGAATAAGTTGTAAGGATGGCAGTTGGAGCTATTGATGTGGGAACTGGCGCGAACTATGAAGCCCGGGTCACGCCCTTCGTCGTCGTGGCCTGCATGGTCGCTGCGACGGGTGGTCTTATATTCGGTTACGACATTGGTATATCAGGTTCGTATCTATTGTTCAGCCTTTCTAGAAAATGATTGTataaaagaaatgaaaataTCCCTGATTCAAGATCTTCTTATCCAGATGTTCATTAACCATTTTGTGACTGGTGTTTTACAGGAGGGGTTACATCGATGGACGAATTCTTGCAGAAATTCTTCCCCTCTGTGTATGCAAAGGAGAAGGCTCCTGGTGACTACAACCAGTACTGTAAATTCGAGAACCACTTGTTGACCCTATTCACATCCTCCCTTTACCTGGCGGCACTCATTGCTTCCTTCTTCGCTTCGATCACAACCCGCACGTTCGGCCGGAAAATTTCCATGACCACAGGAGGTCTGATCTTCCTCATCGGTGCTGTGCTCAATGGAGCAGCTGTCAACGTTGAGATGTTGATAGTTGGTCGTATTTTGCTTGGTGTGGGTATCGGTT
The DNA window shown above is from Primulina huaijiensis isolate GDHJ02 chromosome 12, ASM1229523v2, whole genome shotgun sequence and carries:
- the LOC140990520 gene encoding 2-succinylbenzoate--CoA ligase, chloroplastic/peroxisomal-like; this encodes MANYKEAHICQCLSRLATARCHAIVTVYGHRRKTGMQFVEGVLSIARGLLLLGINPGDVVSISALNSDLYMEWMLAITYVGGIAAPLNYRWSLEEALLAMEVAQPVLLVTDSSQGYWHSKFGIDSVPSLLWHVLIDNMLVDANNTATIFTAELLKEPTGRSVKLDYVWAPERAAIICFTSGTTGRPKGATINHSAIVVQSLAKIAIVRYNEDDVYLHTAPLCHIGGISSAMAVLMAGGSHVIIPKFEANKAGEAIREHLVTSFITVPTMMADLISFNRMKQTSENFETVKKILNGSGTLSVELIENATKLFPRAVLLTAYGMTETCSSLTFMMLHDPTKENHFQQLCDFQKSHSSCQEGVCIGMPAPHVELRISLEDSSSGGKILTRGPHVMLRYWGQTPSKHLGPVNEAWLDTGDIGRIDDHGNLWLMGRAKDRIKSGGENIFPEEVEAVLSQHPGISEIVVVGVPDSRWTEMVVACIKLKDNWDWVDIDFNHSSKDEVQSVSSEILKQFCRKKNLTGYKIPKKIILWGNSFPVTTTGKLRRDCIRAEVISHAGCLSSKL